GGCCGCGGCGGAGCGATAGGCCCGCCGCGTTGCGTCTTATTGCTCGCCGAGCTTCATGTCCGGATGGTATTCCTTGCCTTCGACGACCTTGGTCACGGCCTGGCCGCAATGCATCACGCCGCTTGCGGCGTTGAAGGCATAGCTCGGTGAACCCGCAAGTTCCCATCCCTTGTTCAGGGCTTCGGTGACCCGGTGACAGAATTTCGCGTCGTCGGGACCGGTTATGAAACGATAGACCTTCACGTCTTTTTTGCCTTTCTTTGTGCGATGATATCGGCCATGGCGACCAGCCTTTCGGCTTGCCCCACATGCAGCCGTTCGATCATCTGACCGTTCATGTTGATGATGTTCAGTTCCACAGATTCCGGTTTTGCGAAAGCGGCAATAATCGCGCGTGCTTCCGCAAGCGTCGCCTCATCCGGACCGAAGTGCCGGTTGGCCGCTTCGATCTGGGCCGGATGGATCAGCATCTTGCCATCGAAGCCCATGGCGCGCCCCTGTTCGCATTCGGCTTCGAAAGCCTCGATGTCGCGAAAATCATTCGAGACGCTGTCAATGACATCGAGCCCGTAGGCCCGCGCGGCAAGAATCACCTGCATCATCCACGGCACGAGATAGGTGCGGCCAGGAAGGCGTGGGACATGCGTTTCCTTGCGCAGATCGTTGAGCCCGATGACGAAAGCGGCAAGCCGGGCATTCGGCGTATGGGCAGCGTCGGCAATCGAGGCAGCATTCAGGACACCAAGCGGTGTCTCGATCATCGCCCAGATTTTCAGATGCTCGGGCGCATCCGCCTCGGCGAGAAAATCGGCCACGTCATGAATATCGGAGGGCTGTTCCACCTTCGGCAATAAAACCGCATCTGGCCGGCAGGAAAGCACAAGCTGCAGATCCGCCTTTCCATCAGGTGTCGAAAGCGGATTGATGCGGATAATGGTTTCGCGTCCGTCGAAAGGCGGGCCTGAGAACAGCTTTTCCAGATTTTCCCGCGCCTTGCCCTTCATATCGGGCGCAACCGAATCCTCTAGATCGAGGATCACGCCATCACAATCGAGCTCCCGGATTTTTTCGAGTGCCCGGATATTGATGGCCGGAACTGACAGCAGGGAACGACGTGGTCTCACAGAAATATTTTCGGAAAAATTGACGATGCCGCACTTGTGTCAAGCTTTTGTGACATCTGCAAGCTGACAATCCACTGAATCCTCTTGCAAGCCGGTAGAAGAAGGCCCACATTCGTCTCGATAGAAAGGTTTGGATCATGCAAGGCATACGTTCGTTTTTCATCGCCGCATCTGGAATCGCCATTCTGGCAATGGTCGCTCTTTTCACCGCGTCGCTGACGGTAGCTTTCATCGGTGTGCTTGCGGTTTTGAGTGCCGCCCGGCTGCTTTCCGCACGTCTGAAGCCGGCCCCCATTCCGGTCAAGCCCCGTAACCAGCGCGACATGCGTGTCTGGAACGACGGCAAGGGCACGATTATCGATCTCTGAGATCGTGTAATCCAGTCAGGATGCGATAACGCCCGACGGGCGTACCGAAGAATGCGGATTTGCGCTTCTAAAGCGCCTGGTTTTGCAGTATTTCCCCAGAGGAAACATCCGGCAGGCTTTTGTCAGTGCCGGATTTTGTTCAAGGGAAACACGGGAAGCGACAGATGGAAAAATTTACCAAGCTGACGGGCGTCGCCGCGCCCATGCCGGTCGTCAATATTGACACCGACATGATCATTCCGAAAGATTATCTGAAGACCATCAAGCGCACCGGTCTCGGCAAGGGTCTTTTCGCCGAATCCCGTTATCTTGAAGACGGTTCGCCCAATCCCGATTTCGTGCTGAACAAGCCCGCCTACCAGAACGCCCAGATTCTCGTTGCCGGTGACAATTTCGGCTGCGGCTCGTCGCGCGAACATGCACCATGGGCACTGCTCGATTTCGGCATCCGTTGCGTCATCTCCACCAGCTTCGCCGACATCTTCTACAACAACTGTTTCAAGAACGGCATCCTGCCGGTTGTCGTCAGCCCCGAGAACCTCGAAAAGCTGCTGGACGACGCCTCGCGCGGCTCGAACGCCGTTCTCTCCATCGATCTGGAGCGCCAGGAAATCAGCGGTCCGGATGGTGGCACGATCACCTTCGAGATCGACGAATTCAAGCGACACTGCATGCTGAACGGTCTCGACGATATCGGCCTGACACTGGAACATGCCGGCGCCATCGACACGTTCGAAAAGGCGAACGCCTCCGTCCGTCCCTGGGCCTGATTACATTTCCGCTCTTCAAAAAAGCCGATCCCGTACCAAACCGTACCGGATCGGCTTTTGCTTTGCTTGAAAAGCCCTTGAGGCGGAGATAAGAAGCCCTCGATCCCGTCCGGCTGCGATACGACTTGGCATGCGCAGGACGGAACGAGTTTGACGCCGCGCTCGCCGCCATCGAAAACCCTTCGTGATGTTTTCCGGCGCGCCGCCCAAGGAGGGTTCTCATGACAGTCCGTTCGCTTTTCCTGCTGCCCGGTGATGGTATCGGCCCTGAAGCCATGACTGAGGTCCGCAAGCTGATCGAATATATGAACAGCGCGCACAATGCCGGCTTTACCGTTTCTGAGGGCCTCGTCGGCGGTTCCGCTTACGACGCGCATGGCGTCGCGATTTCCGATGCGGACATGGAAAAGGCGCTTGCCGCCGATGCAATCCTGTTCGGTGCCGTTGGCGGCCCGAAATGGGATGGCGTGCCGTATGAGCATCGCCCGGAAGCCGGACTCCTGCGCCTGCGCAAGGATCTCGAACTTTTCGCCAATCTGCGCCCGGCCATCTGCTATCCGGCGCTCGCTGCCGCCTCATCGCTAAAGCCGGAACTGGTCGAGGGTCTCGATATCCTCATCGTTCGCGAACTGACCGGCGGCGTTTATTTCGGTGAACCGAAGCAGATCATCGATCTGGGCAACGGCCAGAAGCGCGGTATCGACACGCAGATCTACGACACCTTCGAGATCGAGCGCATCGCCAGCGTCGCTTTCGAACTGGCCCGCAGCCGCGACAACCGCGTTTGCTCGATGGAAAAGCGCAACGTGATGAAATCGGGCGTTTTGTGGAACCAGGTCGTCACCGAAACCCACGCGGCCAAATACAAGGACGTGCAGCTAGAACATATGCTAGCCGATGCCGGCGGCATGCAGCTGGTGCGCAAGCCCAAGCAGTTCGACGTGATCGTCACCGACAACCTCTTCGGCGACATGCTGTCCGACGTGGCCGCCATGCTGACTGGCTCGCTCGGCATGCTGCCATCGGCCTCGCTCGGCGCACCTGATGCCAAGACCGGCAAGCGCAAGGCCATGTATGAGCCGGTGCACGGTTCTGCCCCTGACATCGCTGGCAAGAGCATTGCCAACCCGATCGCCATGATCGCGTCCTTCGCCATGTGCCTGCGCTACTCGTTCAACATGGTGGACGAAGCCACCAAGCTCGAGGCGGCGATCGCCAATGTATTGGACAAGGGCATCCGCACCGCCGACATCATGGCCGACGGTTGCCGTCAGGTCGGCACGTCTGACATGGGTGACGCGGTTCTCGCCGAATTCAAGGCGCTTTCGGCGTAACGCTTAAAACGGGCTGGGCAGTTGGCGCCGCCGTCTGCCCGTCCTCCTTTGGCAGAAGATGCTCGTAACGACGGTCGGTCAGCGTCTTCAGAAATGCCACGATGGCATCCACCCGCTTGTCGTCCAGCGCCGGCGCGGATGTCAGTTCCGTCATGGCAATATTCTCGGGCACCTCGGGTGCATCCCATGTCTTGCCGGTTTCCGGATTGATCTGACGGCTAGGCTTCTTGCTCTTATATTTTACGTAGAACAGCACCACCGTGCGCAAATCTTTGAAAACGCCATTGTGCATATAAGGACCGGTCACGGCGACGTTGCGCAACGTCGGCACCTTGAACTTGCCCCGCTGGGCTGGATCGCCGGCAACGGCCGGGTTTTGCGCCAGCCCGAGATCGACAGCATCCGGCTTCGAGCCGTTCACAGCCCTGACGGATGTATTGGCGGGAACACCGATGTTGAAATATTTGTGGTTGGTAAAGAGGCCGTCTTCCAGACCCTTGGCACCACGGATTTCGTGGCAGGTATTGCAATTGGTGAACTGCGTCGACGAAATCAGAACGCGGCCCAGCTCCTCCTGATCGGTCAGCTTTTCTTCGCCGCGCAGAAAGCGGTCATATTTGGAATCGAAGGTGGAAAATTCGTCCGAGCGCTCGAAGCTCGCCAGCGCCTTGGTCATCGCGGCATAGGCGCTTTCGTCGCTCGCGAACACATCCTTGCCGAACTGCGTGCCGAAAGCCGCGACGTAATCGGGGTTCTCCCTGAGCCGTTTCACGACAGCCGCCTTGTCCGGCATGCCCATTTCGACGGGATTGAGCGGTGGCCCGCCCGCCTGATCTTCCAGCAAGGAGGCGCGGCCATCCCAGAATTGCCCGCCGATATACTCTCCCGCCGCGTTCTTGCCGAAAGGCGGCGTGAACTTCGCGTAAGCAGCGGTCGGCGCGTTGCGGTCGCCAAGGGAAATCCCGTCATCGCCAAGTGATACATCCCGCCCGACCTTTTCGCTCTCCCGTGCATCGGAAAACCCGGCCGCCTGCATATGGCAGGTGGAACAGGCCATGGTGCGGTTCATCGAGAGATTGGGATCGTCGAAGAGGACCGCGCCAAGCTTTTCCAGCGTTGCATAATCTTCCCCGCCATGGGCGGCAATGCCGTCGACCCCGGTGCCCAAAGGAGCCAGCAGAATGGCTGCAGCGAGAGCGGCAGAGAGAAAAAATCCGGGTTTCATCATGGCAGGCACGCTCAACATAAAATGCGCGATAACAGCTTCGGACCGGGAAATTTGAAGCGGTTTAAGGTCCCGTCGCGCTTCACCGGATATGGGTAACCGGAGCTCACTCCGCTTTTTCATATCCCATGAAGAGACCTATAGCACTTTCCCGTGATCGGAGCCTAGAAACTTTCGCAGTTTGCTCCACTTTGCCGCAGGTCCCCCGACCGGAACCGCAAACGATCAACCGCCTTTGGCGATCGCGTGGAAGAACGTGCCCGAGACAAAACCTCTCCTGCCGCCCGATGGCCCGAGCGGACGACCCTGCCCGTCAGCCATATGAGCGAAGGGCTGATCACGGCCGGGATCGATGACCCGGGCATAATGAAACTCATGGCCGCGCAGAACGTCCCCCGCCATGCCGAGCGGGCTGTCTGCCGCAATCGTGGCCTGCCGGTAGCCCAGATTCATCTTGCGTGTCGCAAAGCTCGTGGCGTGCGACAGAAGACCAGTCATGGCATGGATCACGCCCTCTGCATCTTCCAGCCTCTCACCGAGCACCATGTACCCGCCACACTCGCCATGCACCGGCTTGGTCTCTGCAAAACGGGTAATGCCCGCCTTGAAGCCGACAGCATCGGCGAGTTTTCCGGCAAAAAGCTCGGGATACCCGCCCGGCAGCCAGCAAATATCGCAGCTCTCATCGGGCGCCTCATCGGCGAGCGGCGAAAACGGCACGATCTCCGCCCCGGCCGCACGCCAATGCCTCCTAAGATGCGGATAAAGGAAGGTGAAAGCCGCATCTTCCGCCAGCGCGATGCGCTGACCGGGCGGCGCAATCGCCGCCGCCACCGAACCGCAGGGCATATCCACCGGCGCGGCGAGCGAAAACAGGGTGTCGAGATCGATGGATTTTTCCATCGCATCCGCGAGCCGGTCTATATGGGGGTCAATCTCCGGATGTTCACTCGCTTGCACCAGCCCCAGGTGCCGCTCCGGCAAGATGAGGGAAGGATCGCGCAGAACGCAGCCGACAACGGGCAGGCCGATTTTTTCGATGGCTTCAGTGCATAGCGTCCGGTGCCTTTCGCTGCCGGCCCGGTTCAGCACCACCGCCCCCATGGTGACATCGGGATCGTAGTGGGCGAAACCATGCGCAATGGTAGCCGCCGTCTGCGACTGACCGGAGACATCCAGCACCAGCAGAACCGGAATGCGGAACAGCCGCGCCAGATCCGCCGCCGAGCCGGTGCGGTTTTCCGCCACGGGAATACCGTCGAACAGGCCCATGGCGCTTTCGATGAGAATGAGTTCCGCATCCTCGGTCTGCTGCGAAAACAGATGTCGCAGCAGGTCCGGTTGCATGGCCCAGCTGTCCAGATTGAGACCGGGTGTGCCGGTGGCGAAGGCATGAAAACCGGGATCGATGTAATCCGGCCCCGTCTTGATGCCGCGCACCTTCACCCCGCGGCGCGCAAAAGCCCGGAGCAGGCCGATGGTCACACTGGTCTTGCCGGAGCCCGAGCGCGGCGCACCGATGATGATTGCCCGCGCCGTCATGAGCCCGACACTCCAAGACGATCCCGCATCGAAACAATCTCGCCGATAATAATCAAAGCCGGCGCTTCGAAGCTCTCCCGTTTTGCATCGTCAGCTATGCTTTGCAATGTACCGATGAAAATCCGTTCTTTCGCAGTAGTTGCCGACATGATGACGGCGACCGGCGTTTTTCCCGAACGTCCACCCTGCATCAGAAGACCGGCAATAGTGCCGATATTCTTCAGCCCCATATAAACGACGATAGGTTCCTGCGTTTTCGCCAGTGCCAGCCAGTCGAGATCCTCTTCTGTGCCCGCCGCGTGGCCGGTAGCGAGCGTCACGGCGCGGCTGATGCCGCGCATGGTGGCAGGAATGCGTGCCGAAGCGAGCGCGGTAAACGACGAGGTCATGCCCGGCAATATGCGAAACGGAATGCCGGCATGGACAAGCGCCTCCGCCTCTTCGCCGCCACGCCCGAAAATAAAGGGATCGCCGCCCTTCAGTCGCAGCACCTTTTTGCCCTGCAGAGCAAAATCGATCAGCGACGCGGTAATGTCATCCTGCGTCGCGGAGGGCTTGCCGCCACGCTTGCCGGCAAAGACGACTTCCGCCTGCGGACCGAGCGCCACGACATCATCGCTCACCAGCGCATCGCGCACGATGATATCGGCCTGCGACAGCGCGAGCGCCACTTCGAGCGTCAGATACCGCACATCGCCCGGCCCCGCGCCCGCGAGCCAGACGTGGCCGGCTTCAAAGACCGGACCTTTTGCGGCGATGCTGTTCAAAATCTGCGGTATCGACATTGTTCTTGGCTGCTTTTTAACGATGACGGAAAAAGCCGTCCCGGCTATAGGAATGCATATGGAAACGGATGGAAAGACCCTTCGCCGCGGCTGGACCACGGGCACCTGCGCGGCAGCCGCCACGAAGGCGGCTTGCGCCGCCCTTCTGACCGGCGAGTTTCCTTACCCTGTCGACGTGGAACTTCCAAGCGGCGCGAGGCCGGCATTTTCCCTCGCCACCGAGGAAAAAGGTGAGAACTTCGCGCGCGCCGGCGTTGTCAAGGATGCCGGCGACGATCCAGATGTCACCCATGGCGCGCTGATCGAAAGCACGGTCAGACGGGGCGAACCGGGAAGCGGCATCACTTTCAGGGCCGGCAAGGGCGTCGGCATCATCACGAGGCCGGGCCTGCCCCTGCCACCGGGAGAACCCGCGATAAACCCCGTTCCGCGTAGGATGATCGAGACCGCCATTCGCGAAGTGGCCGGCGAGAATGCCGATTTCGAGGTCGAGATTTCCGTCCGCGACGGCGAGAAACTGGCAGAAAAAACCCTGAATGGCAGGCTTGGAATCCTCGGCGGCATTTCTATTCTCGGCACCACCGGCGTTGTCATTCCCTTTTCCTGCTCGGCCTGGATTCACTCCATCTGGCGCGGCATCGACGTGGCGCGGGCGACCGGCTGCACCCATGTTCTGGGCGCCACCGGCAATACATCCGAAAAGGCCGGCCAAGCCGTTTACGACCTGCCGGAAACCGCGCTGATCGACATGGGCGATTTCATCGGCGGCATGCTGAAATATCTGCGCAGCCACCCGGTCGAGCGGGTAACGATCGCCGGTGGCGTTGCCAAGATGACCAAGCTCGCCCAGGGCATGCTCGACGTACACTCCAAAAAGGGCCTTGCCGACCTTGAAGCATTGGCGGTATTGGCCGCCGAGGCGGGAGGGGATGACAATCTCGCCGTTGCCATCCGTCAGGCGAACATGGTCGCGCACGCCTTTCAGCTTGCCGAAAGCGTAGGAATAGACCTCGGCGCGGTCGTTGCGGAAAAAGCCTGGGTGACCGCCGCCGCGGCACTGAAGACGCCGGCGATCGCGCTCGATATTCTGGTGTTTGACCGTCAGGGTGCACTCAAGGGGCGCACCACCTCCACGCCGTCGCATCAGCCCGCACCATCCTCCTTCGGGGACCGGAACCGGCGTACATAGTCGGCGCTATAAAGCGCACTTTCGCGGAAATCCGTTGAGGCCAGACCATGCCCGACGAAGATCAGCGCCGTACGTTCCACCGGCTCGGCCACAAGCTTGCCCTCGATATCAAAAAGCGTGCCACGAATGATCCGTTCATCCGGCCAGGAGGCACGCACGACAATGGCGACCGGGCAATCGGAGCCATAAAGCGGTGTCAGTTCCTCCACCACCTTGCCGATGGCATGGATGGCGAGATGAATGGCGAGTGTCGCACCTGTCGCGCCAAAAGCCTTCAGCGTCTCACCCTCAGGCATTTTTGAAGCGCGGCCGGAAATACGGGTCAGCACTAGGCTCTGCGCCATTTCCGGCACCGTCAGCTCCCGCTGCAGGGTGGCAGCAGCGGCAGCGAAGGAGGGCACACCGGGGGTGACGGTATAATCGAGACCCAGGCGCTCCAGGCGGCGGATCTGCTCGCCCATGGCGCTCCAGATCGAAAGATCGCCGGAATGCAACCGCGCGACATCCTTACCGGCCTTGGCGGCCGCCACGAACTCCGCCTCGATCTCGTCAAGCGAAAGTGCTGCCGTATCGACAATGCGTGCACCCGGCGGGCAATAATCGATCAAGGCCTTCGGAACCAGCGAACCGGCGTAAAGGCAGACTGGGCAGGCCGCGATAAGATCGCGCCCGCGCACCGTGATGAGATCGGCGGCGCCCGGACCGGCGCCGATGAAATGAACCGTCATTCTTGTTCTCCG
This window of the Agrobacterium fabrum str. C58 genome carries:
- the cobA gene encoding uroporphyrinogen-III C-methyltransferase, which codes for MSIPQILNSIAAKGPVFEAGHVWLAGAGPGDVRYLTLEVALALSQADIIVRDALVSDDVVALGPQAEVVFAGKRGGKPSATQDDITASLIDFALQGKKVLRLKGGDPFIFGRGGEEAEALVHAGIPFRILPGMTSSFTALASARIPATMRGISRAVTLATGHAAGTEEDLDWLALAKTQEPIVVYMGLKNIGTIAGLLMQGGRSGKTPVAVIMSATTAKERIFIGTLQSIADDAKRESFEAPALIIIGEIVSMRDRLGVSGS
- a CDS encoding cobyrinate a,c-diamide synthase, which translates into the protein MTARAIIIGAPRSGSGKTSVTIGLLRAFARRGVKVRGIKTGPDYIDPGFHAFATGTPGLNLDSWAMQPDLLRHLFSQQTEDAELILIESAMGLFDGIPVAENRTGSAADLARLFRIPVLLVLDVSGQSQTAATIAHGFAHYDPDVTMGAVVLNRAGSERHRTLCTEAIEKIGLPVVGCVLRDPSLILPERHLGLVQASEHPEIDPHIDRLADAMEKSIDLDTLFSLAAPVDMPCGSVAAAIAPPGQRIALAEDAAFTFLYPHLRRHWRAAGAEIVPFSPLADEAPDESCDICWLPGGYPELFAGKLADAVGFKAGITRFAETKPVHGECGGYMVLGERLEDAEGVIHAMTGLLSHATSFATRKMNLGYRQATIAADSPLGMAGDVLRGHEFHYARVIDPGRDQPFAHMADGQGRPLGPSGGRRGFVSGTFFHAIAKGG
- a CDS encoding HpcH/HpaI aldolase/citrate lyase family protein; the protein is MVNFSENISVRPRRSLLSVPAINIRALEKIRELDCDGVILDLEDSVAPDMKGKARENLEKLFSGPPFDGRETIIRINPLSTPDGKADLQLVLSCRPDAVLLPKVEQPSDIHDVADFLAEADAPEHLKIWAMIETPLGVLNAASIADAAHTPNARLAAFVIGLNDLRKETHVPRLPGRTYLVPWMMQVILAARAYGLDVIDSVSNDFRDIEAFEAECEQGRAMGFDGKMLIHPAQIEAANRHFGPDEATLAEARAIIAAFAKPESVELNIINMNGQMIERLHVGQAERLVAMADIIAQRKAKKT
- a CDS encoding cobalt-precorrin-5B (C(1))-methyltransferase produces the protein METDGKTLRRGWTTGTCAAAATKAACAALLTGEFPYPVDVELPSGARPAFSLATEEKGENFARAGVVKDAGDDPDVTHGALIESTVRRGEPGSGITFRAGKGVGIITRPGLPLPPGEPAINPVPRRMIETAIREVAGENADFEVEISVRDGEKLAEKTLNGRLGILGGISILGTTGVVIPFSCSAWIHSIWRGIDVARATGCTHVLGATGNTSEKAGQAVYDLPETALIDMGDFIGGMLKYLRSHPVERVTIAGGVAKMTKLAQGMLDVHSKKGLADLEALAVLAAEAGGDDNLAVAIRQANMVAHAFQLAESVGIDLGAVVAEKAWVTAAAALKTPAIALDILVFDRQGALKGRTTSTPSHQPAPSSFGDRNRRT
- the cobM gene encoding precorrin-4 C(11)-methyltransferase, yielding MTVHFIGAGPGAADLITVRGRDLIAACPVCLYAGSLVPKALIDYCPPGARIVDTAALSLDEIEAEFVAAAKAGKDVARLHSGDLSIWSAMGEQIRRLERLGLDYTVTPGVPSFAAAAATLQRELTVPEMAQSLVLTRISGRASKMPEGETLKAFGATGATLAIHLAIHAIGKVVEELTPLYGSDCPVAIVVRASWPDERIIRGTLFDIEGKLVAEPVERTALIFVGHGLASTDFRESALYSADYVRRFRSPKEDGAG
- a CDS encoding cytochrome-c peroxidase, yielding MMKPGFFLSAALAAAILLAPLGTGVDGIAAHGGEDYATLEKLGAVLFDDPNLSMNRTMACSTCHMQAAGFSDARESEKVGRDVSLGDDGISLGDRNAPTAAYAKFTPPFGKNAAGEYIGGQFWDGRASLLEDQAGGPPLNPVEMGMPDKAAVVKRLRENPDYVAAFGTQFGKDVFASDESAYAAMTKALASFERSDEFSTFDSKYDRFLRGEEKLTDQEELGRVLISSTQFTNCNTCHEIRGAKGLEDGLFTNHKYFNIGVPANTSVRAVNGSKPDAVDLGLAQNPAVAGDPAQRGKFKVPTLRNVAVTGPYMHNGVFKDLRTVVLFYVKYKSKKPSRQINPETGKTWDAPEVPENIAMTELTSAPALDDKRVDAIVAFLKTLTDRRYEHLLPKEDGQTAAPTAQPVLSVTPKAP
- the leuD gene encoding 3-isopropylmalate dehydratase small subunit — translated: MEKFTKLTGVAAPMPVVNIDTDMIIPKDYLKTIKRTGLGKGLFAESRYLEDGSPNPDFVLNKPAYQNAQILVAGDNFGCGSSREHAPWALLDFGIRCVISTSFADIFYNNCFKNGILPVVVSPENLEKLLDDASRGSNAVLSIDLERQEISGPDGGTITFEIDEFKRHCMLNGLDDIGLTLEHAGAIDTFEKANASVRPWA
- a CDS encoding DUF1737 domain-containing protein → MKVYRFITGPDDAKFCHRVTEALNKGWELAGSPSYAFNAASGVMHCGQAVTKVVEGKEYHPDMKLGEQ
- the leuB gene encoding 3-isopropylmalate dehydrogenase, with product MTVRSLFLLPGDGIGPEAMTEVRKLIEYMNSAHNAGFTVSEGLVGGSAYDAHGVAISDADMEKALAADAILFGAVGGPKWDGVPYEHRPEAGLLRLRKDLELFANLRPAICYPALAAASSLKPELVEGLDILIVRELTGGVYFGEPKQIIDLGNGQKRGIDTQIYDTFEIERIASVAFELARSRDNRVCSMEKRNVMKSGVLWNQVVTETHAAKYKDVQLEHMLADAGGMQLVRKPKQFDVIVTDNLFGDMLSDVAAMLTGSLGMLPSASLGAPDAKTGKRKAMYEPVHGSAPDIAGKSIANPIAMIASFAMCLRYSFNMVDEATKLEAAIANVLDKGIRTADIMADGCRQVGTSDMGDAVLAEFKALSA